One Prevotella intermedia ATCC 25611 = DSM 20706 DNA window includes the following coding sequences:
- a CDS encoding S8 family serine peptidase produces MNNMKKILLLQVLLLFVAGSFAQRPDYTKMSPLVREAATDAIRQSRQMLSVSPKKFQPTITAFAKFSSNAENTIEKYGCRQLAKADDIYILSIPLNQLAGLSNERNVLRIEAGNGNRVQMDTTITMVNALPVYSGQGLPQAYTGKGVVVGVQDIGFDLTHPTFYNADMTEYRIKALWDQLSKDTQGSTLPVGRDYRGTEELLQIGHPLDGLTQTHGTHTAGIAAGSGAEGAGKTSPYRGIAYEADIVMVANAAGDNIELIDKEDYYKYTYATDALGFKYIFDYADSQGKPCVINFSEGGHQDFHGYDQLYYEMLEKMTGAGHIIVASAGNDADWINYVHKPKGIPNIESLLWGNRESAYFTAKTDKPFVFRMKVPANSPTAQVVEIPMEKVLACKDSLLIDSVKIGSQMYEWRVLGYPSSYKAEDVVYDIRLASRPNLGYDVPVSIEFASSEATIDLYRIRGFLPPHDQNPMLKMGDNSYSIHSPSSAPSVISVGATAYRRGFLNYLGEWKDYDKGTDGRRTSFSGIGPTIDGRIKPDVMAPGQNVVSAYSSYFIMNPKNAGAPLASDVKHFEHNGRTYAWNANSGTSMSSPVVAGAIALWLQAYPRLTPQDCLEVFRKTCTRYDTALAYPNNWYGYGEINVYEGLKEVLQMAAAGITQHESTQPSESDKRIYHLDGRYAGTSEANLPRGIYIRNHQKFVKR; encoded by the coding sequence ATGAATAATATGAAGAAAATACTCCTTTTACAAGTACTTTTATTGTTTGTAGCAGGCAGTTTTGCACAGCGTCCCGACTACACGAAGATGTCGCCTCTGGTGCGTGAAGCTGCTACCGATGCCATTCGACAAAGCAGGCAGATGCTTTCGGTCAGTCCGAAGAAGTTTCAGCCCACTATCACTGCATTTGCAAAGTTTAGCAGCAATGCCGAAAATACGATAGAGAAGTACGGCTGTCGGCAGCTTGCAAAGGCAGACGATATATACATATTGTCTATTCCCCTGAACCAATTGGCAGGTCTTTCAAACGAAAGGAACGTATTGCGAATAGAAGCAGGCAATGGCAACAGGGTGCAAATGGACACTACCATAACAATGGTGAATGCCTTGCCGGTTTACAGTGGACAAGGCTTGCCGCAGGCATACACGGGTAAGGGTGTCGTGGTAGGGGTGCAAGACATTGGCTTCGACCTAACTCACCCAACCTTTTACAATGCCGATATGACGGAATACCGCATTAAAGCCCTTTGGGACCAACTGTCGAAAGACACGCAGGGCAGCACGTTGCCAGTGGGGCGCGACTACCGTGGTACGGAAGAACTATTGCAGATAGGGCACCCTTTAGACGGTCTTACACAGACGCACGGCACACATACGGCAGGAATAGCAGCCGGAAGTGGGGCAGAAGGAGCGGGCAAGACAAGCCCATATCGCGGCATAGCCTACGAAGCAGATATTGTTATGGTGGCAAATGCTGCAGGAGATAATATCGAACTCATCGACAAGGAAGACTATTACAAGTACACCTACGCTACCGATGCGTTGGGCTTTAAGTATATTTTCGACTATGCCGACAGCCAAGGCAAGCCCTGTGTGATTAACTTTAGCGAGGGTGGGCATCAGGATTTCCACGGTTACGACCAACTATACTACGAGATGCTCGAGAAGATGACAGGTGCAGGGCATATCATCGTTGCTTCAGCAGGCAACGATGCCGATTGGATAAACTATGTGCACAAGCCCAAAGGCATTCCGAATATAGAATCGTTGTTGTGGGGAAACCGCGAAAGTGCCTACTTTACGGCTAAGACCGACAAGCCGTTTGTATTCCGAATGAAAGTTCCCGCCAACAGTCCTACTGCCCAAGTCGTTGAAATACCAATGGAGAAGGTGCTTGCTTGCAAAGACTCCTTGCTGATAGATTCCGTTAAGATAGGCAGTCAGATGTACGAATGGCGTGTTCTTGGCTATCCGTCAAGCTATAAAGCGGAAGACGTGGTTTACGATATTCGCCTTGCAAGTCGCCCTAATTTAGGATACGATGTGCCTGTTTCGATAGAATTTGCAAGTAGCGAAGCAACGATAGACCTTTATCGCATAAGGGGGTTCCTGCCACCACACGACCAAAATCCGATGTTAAAGATGGGCGATAATAGTTACAGCATTCACTCGCCATCGAGTGCGCCAAGCGTTATTTCGGTAGGAGCAACGGCTTACAGACGAGGCTTTCTGAACTATTTAGGCGAATGGAAAGACTACGACAAAGGCACTGACGGACGGCGGACATCGTTCTCTGGTATCGGTCCGACCATAGATGGGCGAATCAAACCCGACGTGATGGCACCGGGACAGAACGTCGTTTCGGCTTACAGCAGTTATTTCATAATGAATCCGAAGAATGCAGGAGCACCGTTGGCTTCAGATGTAAAGCACTTTGAACACAATGGCAGAACCTATGCTTGGAACGCCAACAGCGGCACATCAATGTCGTCGCCGGTTGTCGCCGGTGCCATTGCCTTGTGGCTTCAGGCGTACCCTCGCCTTACACCGCAGGATTGCTTGGAGGTGTTTCGCAAGACGTGCACGCGTTACGACACGGCACTGGCCTATCCGAACAATTGGTATGGCTATGGCGAAATAAATGTATATGAAGGTCTGAAAGAGGTTTTGCAAATGGCTGCGGCAGGCATTACGCAACACGAAAGTACTCAGCCATCTGAGAGCGACAAGCGCATTTACCATCTTGACGGACGCTATGCGGGTACTTCCGAAGCCAATTTGCCACGTGGCATATACATTCGCAATCATCAGAAGTTTGTAAAGCGTTAA